A window of Reinekea marina contains these coding sequences:
- a CDS encoding universal stress protein encodes MYSIIVAPIDLSAPESSERILDRAMFFLQNSQASIYFLTVAAVTTDKSSLEELRTQLQQFISTKILENTDRTFAEVGVGKPSKAIIEFAQAKKADCVLVGAHRGGGLLGLNSLGSTAAIVAAQASSDVCVVKGPS; translated from the coding sequence ATGTATTCCATTATTGTCGCACCGATTGACCTAAGCGCGCCAGAGTCCAGTGAACGAATTTTGGATCGTGCTATGTTCTTTCTACAGAACAGCCAAGCCAGCATTTACTTTTTAACCGTCGCTGCCGTGACCACCGATAAAAGTAGCCTTGAAGAATTGCGAACTCAACTGCAGCAGTTTATATCCACCAAAATATTGGAAAATACGGATCGAACGTTTGCCGAAGTTGGGGTAGGCAAACCCAGTAAGGCGATCATAGAATTTGCTCAGGCAAAGAAAGCCGATTGCGTTTTGGTGGGTGCACATCGAGGAGGGGGTTTACTGGGTTTAAATTCACTGGGATCCACGGCCGCCATTGTTGCGGCTCAAGCCAGTTCAGACGTTTGTGTTGTTAAAGGTCCGTCTTAG
- a CDS encoding translocation/assembly module TamB domain-containing protein: MAIHVRKIAKRSWILALRVMALLLIIVGIAVGLLVGTEAGRISLAHQAVKFYGVYSNDDIRIGGVESSSPGQWFVRSANWAPYASDLQVSVQELSLRWNWRFAFNNRWWLPELSIEKLDVTMPNNQTVSDSSESNIQTYANLWQKLPSFRLEQVLVNQLTINRTNYPSLKVSVNAQADINWGVVPARLIVSVSDHNSSNELALQLDAEGVDQFRAKGAIDAESGSSWAKWLNWSLDQNLTANWDLLADYSTGNQLTIDIGDSTLPWQKHQLNAKGRLVYFIEQQQFNFEQLVMHLDSQPAIINGWINQSESELDIAVDQWSLTPFMRYFGVPQSKGEVTGDLQWYGGWRTPRVNGQIDMQGSWYGIPVASTLVSEATSSGIRIEQADVTAGKNNIALQGEVDWRDDKISLVYQTNIKRGPFINRLLEKIPASIDFNGDLDGTVSGKVFEPVIEYSGKTQLTYLGKRYQAALSGRVSQKQLVVDEYALFGELAHFNGQGQYDFFSQQWQSDLTIVEVDSRLLDLISVQLPIEWHAVLSGKFAAKSSGNSFNVEGNASLQGLYEQEPMNAQLSVSQFNHQSIAFSRANLRIGDSYIQGKGSANWFEPKWDLDIEHENLNLALIQPWISQWPESLSSLAANFTGRTRLTNVWNQPIIQTTSDVSGQWYGQPLSVQLKVEPKSLNSWQLNIEKGRWYDSQFAYQGELDAYNLRLLGDLNIELWPLTSFIVFNKNVLGRSVEVPRELSGDFKAELAIDGSLEEYFLQGEAGFEGAFQNQPLDTQVKLSSLTPVKVIIDGLSSSWGTNRAELSGFYNFNDAQYQLTLDASMAQVEPLAELFAPFIVNETVRSSIQSWNGQLDTQLQAKHEQGVVHIDGQLKSQGQWFDSDYQIQWQGQGRLNELLNQTLNATWGDARLVANVDLIAEQLTGEVSVENLSLQQLKRVLPQVPVDLTGVIDTSLDVSGTLKEPSLALSGGGKGKWNSTVKEHRWNARIEGAWQKSRWVLSQGSLNVDGGGEVKVSAQGQGNEGEIRVKAEVPQTNYWVADTELGPGKANFDLTLQGDLRRPAIEMDAAWHAQIWPLALTSKIRTSEERLQVSGAVVSDGLNRIKMNANLPLRTWSDWNSNWHEIPFGFDIAIHSPLSVLDPFFVDRPNQSLSGLLAGQFSFNGSFDDPDWEGKVEWRDGKFENITSGTLLNDLDLTFLAQKSTLVLLGFANDGRDGLLEINGGVEFDPQPNEIFKHAFDVSFKAFNANMISDSQIDATMTGGVSVTGQYHDLLVSGSFDVSPLNLQTETFLLDGVPQLNIVDSIEEEEEVEAPRPIYWPAGRWDVGLTASNRANLYGQGISAELAGSLELLGEFSEPNISGRFNVIRGTYSALGKVFSVTGGSVQIQNNQLVFNVEANYNESGLNVLLMIAGTQDELTLELQSIPALDKNELLAQLVFGESIENISEFQAIQLAYLVNNIRTGTTSFDIIGSTRQELTLDSLIIDPQTDEEGNLGVNVRAGKYLNNYLYLEVEQNVGSEEGLRSSLQLQVTPNTYLELFAEESLGTGGAELKWSIDY; the protein is encoded by the coding sequence ATGGCTATACATGTACGCAAAATTGCAAAGCGCAGTTGGATACTGGCGTTAAGAGTCATGGCTTTACTTCTGATCATTGTGGGGATAGCTGTCGGTTTATTGGTTGGAACAGAAGCAGGTCGAATCAGTTTGGCGCATCAAGCGGTCAAGTTTTATGGTGTTTATTCTAATGATGACATCCGCATTGGTGGCGTTGAGAGTTCATCGCCAGGGCAATGGTTTGTCAGGTCGGCCAACTGGGCTCCTTATGCGTCAGATTTGCAAGTGTCTGTGCAAGAACTGTCTTTGCGATGGAACTGGCGCTTTGCTTTTAATAACCGTTGGTGGTTGCCTGAGTTGTCTATTGAAAAATTAGACGTGACGATGCCAAATAACCAAACGGTTTCCGACAGCTCAGAAAGCAACATTCAAACCTATGCCAACCTCTGGCAAAAACTTCCGTCTTTTAGGCTTGAGCAAGTATTGGTGAACCAGCTCACTATCAATCGAACCAACTATCCGAGTTTAAAAGTATCGGTTAACGCGCAAGCTGATATCAATTGGGGGGTTGTACCTGCCAGGTTGATTGTATCGGTTTCTGATCACAATTCTTCGAATGAACTAGCCTTGCAGCTGGATGCGGAAGGGGTCGATCAATTTCGAGCCAAAGGCGCGATTGATGCTGAATCGGGTTCTAGTTGGGCAAAGTGGCTTAACTGGAGTCTTGATCAAAATTTAACGGCAAACTGGGACTTGCTCGCAGATTATTCAACGGGCAATCAGCTGACCATCGATATTGGCGATTCAACACTGCCCTGGCAAAAACACCAACTGAATGCAAAAGGCCGGTTAGTTTATTTTATTGAGCAACAGCAGTTTAATTTTGAACAGTTGGTTATGCATTTAGATTCTCAGCCCGCCATCATAAATGGTTGGATCAATCAGTCAGAGTCTGAATTGGACATCGCAGTGGATCAATGGAGCTTAACGCCCTTTATGCGATATTTTGGTGTGCCTCAATCGAAAGGTGAGGTGACGGGTGATTTGCAATGGTATGGCGGTTGGCGAACTCCCAGGGTAAATGGCCAGATCGATATGCAGGGGAGTTGGTATGGCATACCTGTTGCGAGCACGTTGGTGAGTGAAGCCACTTCCTCTGGGATCAGAATTGAGCAAGCGGATGTGACTGCGGGTAAAAATAATATAGCGCTTCAAGGTGAGGTTGATTGGCGCGATGATAAAATTTCACTTGTGTACCAAACAAATATTAAGCGCGGTCCTTTTATTAACCGGTTGCTTGAAAAAATACCCGCGTCAATTGACTTTAATGGCGACTTAGATGGAACCGTTTCAGGTAAGGTATTTGAGCCTGTAATTGAGTACTCAGGTAAAACTCAGCTCACCTATTTGGGCAAGCGTTATCAAGCAGCGCTAAGCGGGAGAGTAAGCCAAAAACAGCTGGTGGTTGATGAATACGCATTATTCGGTGAATTAGCGCATTTTAATGGCCAAGGCCAATATGACTTTTTCTCTCAGCAATGGCAATCTGACTTAACCATTGTCGAAGTAGACAGCCGGTTACTTGATCTTATTTCGGTGCAGCTGCCGATAGAATGGCACGCAGTTCTGTCTGGGAAATTCGCTGCGAAAAGTTCAGGCAACTCATTCAATGTAGAAGGTAATGCCAGCTTACAAGGTCTCTACGAACAAGAGCCTATGAACGCCCAACTTAGCGTTAGCCAATTCAATCACCAATCCATTGCATTTTCGCGAGCCAATCTCCGTATTGGTGATTCTTACATTCAAGGGAAAGGTTCCGCTAACTGGTTTGAGCCTAAATGGGATCTTGATATTGAGCATGAAAACCTAAACTTAGCCTTGATACAGCCGTGGATATCTCAGTGGCCTGAAAGCTTGTCTTCATTAGCCGCAAATTTCACAGGGCGCACTCGCCTAACGAATGTTTGGAACCAGCCAATCATTCAAACCACCTCCGACGTAAGCGGGCAGTGGTATGGGCAGCCGTTAAGTGTTCAATTAAAAGTTGAGCCAAAGTCTCTTAATTCCTGGCAGTTAAACATAGAAAAGGGTCGCTGGTATGACAGTCAATTTGCGTATCAAGGTGAACTGGATGCCTATAACCTAAGGTTGCTCGGTGATCTAAACATCGAGCTATGGCCATTGACGAGTTTTATAGTGTTCAACAAAAACGTCTTAGGTCGAAGCGTTGAAGTTCCTCGAGAGCTGTCAGGCGATTTTAAAGCCGAACTTGCCATTGATGGCTCATTAGAAGAATACTTTTTACAAGGAGAAGCTGGTTTCGAAGGTGCTTTCCAAAACCAGCCCTTGGATACCCAAGTTAAACTATCTTCCTTAACACCGGTGAAGGTCATCATTGATGGGCTTAGCAGTTCGTGGGGAACCAACCGAGCAGAGTTATCGGGCTTTTATAATTTTAACGACGCCCAATACCAATTAACACTCGATGCAAGCATGGCCCAAGTTGAGCCATTAGCCGAACTTTTTGCGCCGTTTATTGTTAATGAAACGGTTAGATCGAGTATTCAAAGTTGGAATGGACAACTCGACACTCAATTGCAGGCTAAGCATGAACAAGGTGTTGTACACATAGATGGGCAACTTAAGAGTCAAGGACAGTGGTTTGACTCGGACTACCAGATACAATGGCAAGGGCAGGGTCGGTTAAACGAATTATTAAATCAAACGTTAAATGCCACCTGGGGGGACGCTCGTTTGGTGGCGAATGTTGACTTAATCGCTGAGCAACTCACCGGAGAGGTCTCGGTGGAGAATTTGTCGCTTCAGCAATTAAAGCGTGTACTACCACAAGTACCCGTTGATTTAACTGGCGTAATCGATACCAGTTTAGACGTGTCAGGAACATTGAAAGAGCCTTCCTTAGCTCTGTCTGGAGGCGGCAAAGGAAAATGGAACAGTACAGTAAAAGAGCATCGTTGGAATGCTCGTATTGAAGGAGCGTGGCAAAAATCTCGTTGGGTGCTGTCGCAAGGAAGTTTGAATGTAGACGGTGGAGGCGAAGTAAAGGTCTCTGCACAAGGGCAAGGCAATGAAGGCGAGATCAGGGTGAAAGCCGAGGTACCACAGACCAATTACTGGGTGGCTGATACAGAACTGGGTCCTGGAAAAGCAAACTTTGACTTAACGTTGCAAGGCGATTTGCGCCGCCCCGCCATTGAAATGGATGCGGCATGGCACGCTCAAATATGGCCGCTCGCTTTAACCTCTAAAATTCGAACCAGTGAAGAGCGCCTCCAAGTTTCAGGGGCTGTTGTCAGTGACGGTCTGAACCGCATTAAAATGAACGCTAATTTGCCGCTCCGTACATGGTCTGATTGGAATTCAAATTGGCATGAAATTCCTTTTGGCTTTGACATTGCCATACATTCGCCTCTTTCCGTATTGGATCCATTTTTTGTCGATCGCCCGAACCAGTCTCTCAGTGGATTACTGGCTGGTCAGTTCAGTTTTAACGGCTCGTTCGATGACCCAGATTGGGAAGGTAAGGTTGAGTGGCGCGATGGAAAATTTGAAAACATTACGTCGGGGACTTTGTTAAACGATCTTGACCTTACCTTTTTAGCTCAAAAGTCTACTCTTGTCTTATTAGGTTTTGCTAATGACGGGCGAGACGGTTTGCTCGAAATAAACGGAGGGGTTGAGTTCGATCCTCAACCGAATGAAATTTTCAAACATGCATTTGATGTTAGCTTCAAAGCGTTCAATGCCAATATGATCAGTGATTCTCAAATTGACGCGACCATGACTGGGGGCGTATCGGTGACAGGTCAGTATCATGACTTGTTGGTGTCGGGTTCTTTTGATGTATCACCTCTTAACTTACAAACTGAGACCTTTTTATTGGATGGCGTGCCACAGCTAAATATTGTTGATTCCATAGAAGAGGAAGAAGAGGTTGAAGCCCCTCGACCAATATATTGGCCTGCAGGGCGATGGGATGTGGGCTTAACGGCTTCCAATCGAGCTAATTTATACGGTCAAGGGATCAGCGCTGAATTAGCAGGCAGTTTAGAGCTACTTGGCGAATTTAGTGAACCTAATATTTCTGGTCGCTTTAATGTGATTCGCGGAACCTACTCGGCGTTGGGTAAGGTTTTTTCGGTTACTGGTGGGTCGGTACAAATTCAAAATAATCAGTTGGTTTTTAATGTCGAAGCGAACTATAACGAGTCAGGCTTAAACGTACTTTTAATGATTGCGGGCACTCAGGATGAGCTGACATTAGAGTTACAATCGATCCCAGCTTTAGATAAGAATGAGCTGCTAGCGCAGTTAGTGTTTGGCGAAAGTATTGAGAATATCAGTGAGTTTCAAGCGATCCAATTGGCCTACTTAGTGAACAATATCCGCACTGGCACAACCAGTTTCGATATTATTGGGAGCACGCGTCAAGAGCTTACATTAGATTCTTTAATCATTGACCCTCAAACCGATGAAGAAGGGAATTTAGGGGTAAATGTCCGCGCAGGAAAATACCTTAACAATTATTTGTATTTAGAAGTGGAACAAAACGTGGGCTCTGAAGAGGGCTTGCGCAGCAGTTTACAATTACAAGTGACTCCAAATACCTATTTAGAATTATTTGCTGAAGAGTCTTTAGGGACTGGCGGCGCAGAGCTTAAGTGGAGTATTGACTACTAG
- a CDS encoding PA4642 family protein: MKKDKKRIEDEQWSEEQLQDYLNFQPLDDTDVDFQCLYRAYTRMNADVFEVFVDRFIEAGRNVNAQNKQGQSLADIIADHKKGAPYLQALTH; this comes from the coding sequence ATGAAAAAAGATAAAAAGCGCATAGAAGACGAACAATGGAGCGAAGAGCAGCTTCAGGATTACCTAAATTTTCAGCCGTTGGATGACACTGACGTGGATTTTCAATGCTTATATCGCGCTTACACCCGAATGAATGCCGACGTATTTGAGGTCTTTGTGGATCGCTTTATTGAAGCAGGCCGAAATGTGAATGCTCAAAACAAGCAAGGGCAATCGCTGGCTGACATTATTGCTGATCATAAAAAAGGGGCGCCGTACCTACAGGCTTTAACGCACTGA
- a CDS encoding deoxyguanosinetriphosphate triphosphohydrolase translates to MPLTFYDLTPLDEWVYTMTKMEWHKLLTTERHGHKALSKDEFGRSHFHKDHDRIVFSGAFRKLGGKTQVHPLAKYDHIHNRLIHSMEVGSVGRSLGIRVAEEIKNDLPEWIAPDDLGIIVQAACLAHDIGNPPFGHAGEYAIQDWFKRPDNSAYLSGLTDLQKLDLQQFEGNAQGFRILSQVEYHLNNGGLRLTYPTLGASLKYPWPASESGKKGKFSCFQSEHRILQELANKLGLVALEGNKFARHPLSYLMEASDDICYALIDLEDAVELQIIEFAEVRDIFQAIQGTQSLNFEDSLNVSSGRQLSALRSATIGCIVDAVVETFVKHMDEILSGTFKGDLISACPDTIREGIKRAKNLAINKVFMDVQKTETEIGAYAVLSTLLETYIGAGFEFHQKRDRSALTYRTKRVFDLMGGEAPTDNMSQYEIYQRMVDTIAGMTDNYASYLARQISAPS, encoded by the coding sequence GTGCCTTTAACCTTTTATGATCTAACACCTCTCGATGAATGGGTTTATACGATGACTAAAATGGAATGGCACAAACTACTTACAACTGAACGCCATGGGCATAAAGCATTGTCGAAAGATGAGTTTGGTCGCAGCCACTTCCATAAAGATCACGATCGCATTGTATTTTCAGGTGCCTTTCGCAAGCTGGGCGGCAAAACCCAGGTGCACCCTTTGGCAAAATACGACCATATTCATAACCGTTTAATCCACTCTATGGAAGTAGGCAGTGTAGGCCGCAGTTTAGGCATTCGGGTGGCCGAAGAAATAAAGAACGATCTGCCCGAATGGATTGCGCCAGATGATCTTGGCATAATAGTTCAGGCCGCTTGCTTAGCGCATGACATTGGCAACCCACCCTTTGGCCATGCAGGCGAATACGCCATTCAAGATTGGTTTAAAAGGCCTGACAACAGCGCCTATTTATCGGGTCTAACCGATCTGCAAAAGCTCGATTTACAGCAATTCGAAGGCAACGCCCAAGGCTTTAGAATTTTAAGTCAGGTGGAATATCATTTAAACAATGGCGGGCTAAGGCTCACTTACCCAACCTTGGGCGCTTCGTTAAAGTATCCTTGGCCTGCTAGCGAGTCGGGCAAAAAAGGCAAGTTCAGTTGTTTTCAAAGCGAACATCGCATTCTGCAAGAATTAGCCAATAAATTAGGATTGGTCGCGTTAGAAGGAAATAAATTCGCTCGACATCCGTTAAGTTATTTAATGGAGGCTTCCGACGATATTTGCTACGCATTAATAGATTTAGAAGACGCCGTTGAATTGCAAATTATCGAATTTGCCGAAGTACGTGATATTTTTCAAGCGATCCAAGGTACTCAATCGCTTAATTTTGAAGACAGCCTCAACGTATCTTCAGGACGCCAATTGTCCGCTTTAAGAAGCGCTACTATTGGCTGCATTGTGGATGCGGTCGTGGAAACCTTTGTTAAACATATGGATGAAATCTTAAGTGGTACTTTTAAGGGCGATTTAATTTCAGCCTGCCCCGACACTATTAGAGAGGGCATCAAAAGAGCGAAGAACTTAGCCATCAATAAAGTGTTTATGGATGTTCAAAAAACCGAAACCGAAATTGGTGCCTACGCGGTTTTATCAACCTTGCTAGAAACTTATATTGGGGCAGGATTTGAGTTCCATCAAAAACGAGACCGCTCGGCTTTAACTTACCGAACTAAGCGCGTCTTTGATTTAATGGGGGGGGAAGCCCCAACAGATAACATGAGCCAATACGAAATTTATCAGCGCATGGTCGATACCATCGCAGGGATGACGGATAATTACGCGAGCTACTTAGCTCGGCAAATATCTGCACCGAGCTGA
- the radA gene encoding DNA repair protein RadA codes for MAKVKTQFVCTECGADSSKWQGQCGECKAWNTLKEFRESKTPAGRPNFNQDERFQGYAGAKSNIQTLSEVSLDEQSRIVTGFGEFDRVLGGGLVNGSAVLIGGHPGAGKSTLLLQTLCHLAKQLPVLYVTGEESAQQIALRAQRLNLPRDDIKILSETNVENITETAKSIGPKILVIDSIQVMHAPGVESAPGSVSQVRESAAWLTRFAKQTGTILILVGHVTKDGSLAGPKVLEHMIDASVMLESSGDSRFRTLRAIKNRFGAVNELGVFAMLDVGLKEVKNPSSIFLNRSDEASSGSIVTVVWEGTRPMLIEFQALVDGTSMGHPRRVAVGLDANRLNMMLAILNRHGGVFTGDQDVFINVVGGVRVNETAADLASILSILSSLKDRPLPNDWVVFGELGLNGEVRPVPNGQERIVEAAKHGFNRAIVPIGNKPKKAIENIEVIGVKTLDEALQLLRDA; via the coding sequence GTGGCAAAAGTAAAAACTCAATTTGTATGTACAGAATGCGGGGCCGATTCCAGTAAATGGCAAGGTCAATGTGGCGAATGTAAGGCATGGAACACGCTAAAAGAATTTCGCGAGTCTAAAACACCTGCCGGCCGTCCTAATTTCAATCAAGATGAGCGTTTCCAAGGCTATGCGGGGGCGAAATCAAACATTCAGACCTTGTCTGAAGTGAGCTTAGATGAGCAATCGCGCATTGTTACCGGTTTTGGGGAGTTTGATCGCGTTTTAGGCGGTGGCTTGGTAAATGGCAGTGCGGTTCTCATTGGTGGGCACCCAGGCGCGGGTAAAAGTACGTTGTTGTTGCAAACTTTGTGTCACTTAGCGAAGCAGTTGCCAGTGCTGTATGTCACTGGCGAAGAGTCGGCCCAGCAAATCGCCTTACGTGCGCAGCGGCTTAATTTACCGCGCGATGACATAAAAATTCTGTCAGAAACTAACGTCGAAAATATAACCGAAACCGCCAAATCTATCGGACCTAAGATATTAGTCATTGATTCCATCCAGGTAATGCATGCCCCTGGCGTTGAATCGGCACCAGGAAGTGTGTCTCAAGTGCGTGAATCTGCGGCCTGGCTTACTCGTTTTGCGAAGCAAACGGGAACCATATTAATTTTGGTCGGGCATGTGACTAAAGATGGTTCTTTAGCGGGTCCGAAGGTATTGGAGCATATGATTGATGCATCGGTGATGCTAGAAAGCTCTGGCGATTCACGTTTTCGCACATTGAGAGCCATAAAAAACCGTTTTGGCGCAGTAAATGAGTTGGGCGTATTTGCCATGCTCGATGTCGGGCTGAAAGAGGTGAAAAACCCCAGCTCGATTTTTTTGAATCGAAGTGATGAAGCCTCGAGTGGCAGCATTGTAACCGTAGTTTGGGAAGGCACAAGACCCATGCTGATTGAGTTTCAAGCGCTAGTCGATGGTACGAGTATGGGGCACCCGCGCCGAGTTGCCGTGGGTTTAGACGCAAATAGGTTGAACATGATGTTGGCGATTTTAAATCGTCATGGTGGAGTCTTTACGGGCGACCAAGACGTTTTTATCAATGTGGTCGGGGGAGTTCGAGTGAATGAAACGGCCGCCGATTTAGCCAGTATCTTATCAATTCTTTCCAGTTTGAAAGATCGGCCATTGCCTAATGATTGGGTCGTTTTCGGTGAGTTAGGATTAAATGGAGAAGTGCGGCCGGTTCCAAATGGTCAAGAGCGTATCGTTGAGGCCGCGAAACACGGATTTAATCGAGCGATCGTTCCAATTGGGAATAAGCCGAAAAAAGCCATCGAAAATATTGAAGTGATTGGCGTTAAGACGCTTGATGAAGCCTTACAACTTTTAAGAGATGCCTGA
- a CDS encoding autotransporter assembly complex protein TamA, with amino-acid sequence MLAQTAVGESVPKASIWDVSVSPFNWSLQNELRTTVNGYRETLKGTGLELGYSRIIAAEKKRMQQMLNSRGYYHAVITEYRPKDARKPTYSIELGRRYVIQKIAVRGNFQPFNDQWRILKVGDELDAVSVMQQQAALQKLIKRSFCYYNVSVGHRVVLNEENFTATLVFTTKVSEPEIFSQVSFVGSEQVDVEFLRRSSGIRRGQCFQQKTVDQSVIALFDTGLFNQVKPNVTQVDNGVAVQYELSPREPRTLKASIGYRSDDGFGVTGLWQHRNIMGAGQGFTADAVIQSARQTVGATITIPSFFDFRNKFTWRNEVQHLLEDEVESLRYSSTATLKRKASLVDTFEYGVGYSELTEQAEDERLFRQIRLPTSYRYDDVANPFSPKKGKRWNVSLEPVLEVTDNYAAFLKTGLGGQTFFSATPRLVLANRLRWDALWTGGVLETTFNDVPFTERLTAGGGSSLRGYRYQSITALDSDYGGKHRITSNNELRLTLTESWGLVAFYDLARVSTEFDAPLNENLFQSYGAGVRYLTRFAPIRFDLAFPANPRASDEPFLVYVSLGQAF; translated from the coding sequence ATGCTAGCCCAAACAGCGGTCGGCGAAAGTGTGCCTAAAGCCTCCATATGGGATGTCAGCGTTTCTCCATTTAACTGGTCGTTACAAAACGAGTTGCGAACCACCGTTAATGGCTATCGAGAAACACTCAAAGGCACGGGCTTAGAGTTAGGCTATTCGCGCATTATTGCAGCTGAAAAAAAACGCATGCAACAAATGTTAAATAGCCGCGGTTACTACCACGCTGTCATAACTGAATATCGACCCAAAGATGCGCGAAAGCCAACCTACTCGATTGAATTAGGTCGCCGTTATGTTATTCAGAAAATAGCCGTACGAGGTAATTTTCAGCCCTTTAATGATCAATGGAGAATACTAAAGGTTGGAGATGAGTTAGATGCCGTCAGCGTAATGCAACAACAGGCCGCACTGCAAAAACTGATTAAACGTTCGTTTTGTTATTACAATGTTTCCGTAGGCCATCGGGTGGTTCTAAATGAAGAGAACTTCACGGCCACACTGGTGTTTACGACGAAAGTATCTGAGCCTGAGATATTTTCACAAGTAAGCTTTGTCGGCTCTGAGCAAGTCGACGTAGAGTTTTTAAGACGATCCTCAGGTATTCGTCGCGGGCAATGCTTTCAACAAAAAACGGTCGATCAATCGGTGATAGCCTTGTTTGATACTGGCTTATTTAACCAGGTTAAACCTAATGTTACGCAAGTTGATAACGGCGTTGCGGTGCAATATGAGCTATCGCCTAGAGAACCGAGAACGCTAAAGGCTTCGATTGGTTATCGAAGTGACGACGGCTTTGGTGTGACAGGTCTTTGGCAACACCGAAATATAATGGGTGCAGGTCAAGGCTTTACGGCCGATGCTGTGATTCAATCGGCTCGGCAAACGGTAGGTGCGACGATCACCATTCCAAGCTTTTTTGATTTCCGAAATAAATTTACGTGGCGAAATGAAGTTCAGCATTTACTCGAAGACGAAGTTGAATCTCTTCGTTATTCGAGCACGGCGACGCTTAAACGCAAAGCTTCTTTAGTCGACACCTTTGAATACGGTGTGGGCTACAGTGAGTTAACTGAGCAAGCAGAAGATGAGCGCTTGTTTCGTCAAATTCGGTTGCCGACGAGTTATCGTTACGATGATGTCGCCAACCCATTCTCACCCAAAAAGGGGAAGCGCTGGAACGTTTCCTTAGAACCCGTGTTAGAAGTAACAGACAATTACGCAGCGTTTCTTAAAACAGGATTAGGTGGGCAAACCTTTTTTTCAGCGACGCCCCGTTTAGTATTAGCGAACCGGCTACGCTGGGATGCTCTATGGACAGGCGGTGTGCTCGAAACAACGTTCAATGATGTGCCTTTTACTGAGCGGTTGACCGCCGGTGGCGGATCCTCATTACGGGGTTATCGATACCAGTCAATCACGGCGTTAGATTCCGACTACGGTGGTAAGCATCGTATTACCTCTAATAATGAACTGAGATTAACGCTTACAGAAAGCTGGGGGCTAGTGGCTTTTTATGACCTAGCACGAGTATCGACGGAGTTTGATGCACCTCTAAACGAGAACCTTTTCCAAAGTTACGGAGCGGGTGTACGTTACCTAACTCGATTCGCACCGATACGATTTGATCTGGCTTTTCCTGCAAACCCGCGTGCCAGCGATGAACCTTTTCTGGTGTATGTCAGCCTAGGGCAGGCATTCTAA